The nucleotide window TAGTTAGTCAAACTAAAGATCCCTTAACTTATACtatgctagaattgtattcttttttgGTCGGAAGGAGTAATAATCAATAAAATAGTTTTGACTTTGGTCAAACCTAGACTATATTTGTGATTGAAAGACGGCACGGGCTGCCCGCTGGCGAGCACAGACAGCCAGCAGGTGCTGGACCTCAGTGCGCGGTTGGCATGGCCAGGGGCGGCCTGAAGTGTGGAGGCAGCAGCACCATGGGTTCCATTGCTGCTCatgaaggggaggaggaagggaAGATGAAGAGCACAGGGGGAAGGAATCTGGACTCTGGAGAGGAAGGTGCCCAGGGAAAAAAATGGACAAAGCACATTGTTCCTCTCCTCTCGGGCTGGAAATGATTGATTTAATAGGTGTGGTGTCTTTTAGCAAATTAACAAATTGCCAGTGTGCCAACCAGCCAATTGCACTTTTTCCGTGTCTTCTAGCCACACAACATCACTTTCCGGGTCCTATATTAAATTTTGCCTTGAAGGAAGTACCCACAACACATAGACATAGTTTGTAACTTCAGATATCCTTAAAATCTTCCACAAAACATCATTTGCTCACTACCAGTTGCAGTGAGTTTCAGCCTCAATGAGAACAGAAAAAACATTATAAAATCTGAATCATATTCCACCCCAACTATAGCCTCAAAGGTTAAGCATGTTTGACTTCCTGTTGGATGTGTAGTTTTTGGATAGGAAACATTAATGGTATGGACCTGTGGTATTTGGTTGTCAGCTTCTCAAAAAGAATTGCTCTTTCCAAGTGTTGGCAATAAGAACAGTGAAGGCCAACATGCTGAAAATAAGATTTGGGAACCAGTTAGCAGGAGCTGATGTTGATATAGCTTTATAACAAGAAGACTCCTTTTGCTTTAACTCCAAAATATGTTTCATAGCCATGTACCATGAGTTAACCTATTCCATGCTTGTTAATTGTTAGTTCATGGTAAAACTCATTAAGCTCCTACGTCCTGAAACTGAGCGCACCAGTAGAAACTTACACTGAAGAATGCAATCGATCAGCTTTTTGAGCCAACAAGTGCAATTATTCCAGGTATGTCCAAAACCAAGGCAAGAGGTCCTAGGTGTTTTATCTCAACAATAATACAGAGAAACTTGAAGTTTTCAACTTGTTCTCACTGATGTACAAAACTAACTATTGCACATCAGGAATGTTTGGTTGAAACTAATTACTAGTTAGACAACCAAAAGTGATATTATACAGACATATACCAAAAACTAGGCGACAACCAAGTGCTGTTTAAATACTATGGTCAGGCTGCAGAATTACTTGGTGCTCACAAACATATTGATGTGGCAAACATGTTCACTCAAAAAGTATGAGCCATTTGTCATCGGTGTAAAAGGTAATACTGGCATGGTAGCATGGGTCCATTTCTATCAATTTCCAAGGAGGGGTGGTTCTTTATTTAACTTCATGTAGCGAGTTCCTTTATTTGACCCAGTGCCATGAAATCATCTTCCAGTAAGAAAGGGTAATGGAAGTTCTAGTCCAAATGTTTGGAATTCATATTGATGCTTTTTTACAGGAGTGTCCTTCCATATTGTTCTCTCAAGAAGAAATAGGAGAAACAATTGAAGGATGCCCAAAAGGAGGATATTCGTACCTGTCCAGTACTCCTGCCAATCGCAGCTTGTTCCCTGAGAAGAGCTTGATCAGCTGAGTCTGATGGATCTTCAACATCAAACTTTGCTCTGTCAAAATCTCTCAAGTCAaggagagaagcatgttgttgtTTCTCCCTGAGACTTGATCGAAGCCGATAGAATTCCTATATTGGATGAAACAAATCATGGTGTCAAAATGGGAGTACAGTCATGTCATATGTGGTGCTTTCTTAACAGTACATTCAAAGTAGTTATGACGAATGGAACTTTAGTAGTCTAAGAGGGAACTTTAGTAGTCTAAGAGGCAACCAGGACCTGAGTAAGGTCTTGCAAAATCTCCATATGACGAGTCAGAGTATGAGAAAGAACTTCAGAACCTCCTGACGATACCCAAGTTTGCATTTGTGAATTTACTTGCTGTAACTGCTTCAGTGATCTTTCTATATCAGACTCAATATCGTTCTCCGAACCATCTGATTTCATAGAAACCAATTTACGGTATGCAATCATTTGGTCATCTAACTGAGCTTCCAACCTCCTTGCCTGAAAGGGGAGATAATAAACCATTCAAAACATGGTAAACCTTGCACACCAATAACCAGACAAGACAGGGAAAACAAGAGTAGCCTACAGCATCATGAAACCATAAAGACATAAAGTTAGCTAATACAGTATGCCATGTTTCGGAACATTGGCAGTCTTATACCAGAACGATTTTAAAATATATGGCCGTAAAGCATAGAAGTGGGGAAAAAACAGGCCACCACAGGTAGATGGATTGAAATCCTCCATTACCAGTAAACATACATGGCTTCGTTATGAAGACAGAGCAAGTCAATGAAAGGTTCATTAGAGCTGCAGGAAACGAAATCTAGACAGTATAGCATTCAATCAGTGCACCATTGCTACAGgttgccccttcactgggcgaaATGCTAAATGACGTTACAAGCGAACAACTACACTAACGGATTGTCGAAACGAAGATACTAAAACCAATTCAACTTTTTTGGCACAGCATTCACTGCGGACACGAGTAGCCTACGAATTCAACGACCAACAGAGCAGCCCTCTCCAAAATCGTCCCTCCTCACTTCTGCGCGCCTGTATCCCCACTCCATCGCGGAATTGACAGGAGCCAGATCCCAAGTAGAGACTTGGGAGACACGCACGGGGCTACGCAGCCGCAAGAGCGGGACCGAGAGGACCCATGGAACTGCAGATGGGAAGAAAAGCGCGTGGGATCCGAGGGCCGGGTCACCTGCTTGCGAAGGGCGTCCCAGGAAGACGCCTCCATGGCCCCCGCTTCCTCCTCGTCTTCGGCGCCGTCCTAGCGGTTCGTCGCGTCGGGAGGACGGAGATCCCGTCGACCCGCTGCCGCGGCCGCGGCTGTGACGCCTGGTCTAGATctcgcgcgggcgtgggcgcgggtgaGCGGGCGCGAGCGAATCGGTGGGAGGGAAGAGGACGGGCGGAAGGGGTGGTTGGTGGTGGCCGAGCCTGATGCGCCGATGTGTTTGGTGTGGGAGATGCGTCGGGTCGGGTGGGTCCGACCGGGGTGCGGCCGAGCGGCAACGCTTTTCCCGCCCGACCGTGCTCCTCCGCAGGCAGCAGTGCTGCCCAGCCGGGGTGCGGTGCAATGCTGCCACTCTGCCAGCAATCATACGCCCAGCAACCTGACGTATCGGGTGTGATCTATATAACGGCTTGAACTATAAAACCCAAGTAGCTAACGCTGCACCTCCCCTCGCCTTTGCCGCCTCTGTCCGgctccctttcctctccctccctcctcgtcccaGTGCTTTTTTTTACAGTTTTTGTTCTACCTGTAATGAATCGATTCCTAACAACTTGCATTAGAACCTGTTCTTCGATTTCAAGGAGTGCCAATGGCTCCTCCAGCCCCAAATCTTGGGGTTTCACAGGCTTTAAAAGGGGATAAAAATGACCCGAACCTCAATCTTGGTGTTGGTGCCTATAGGACAAAAGAGTTGCAGCCCTATGTGCTCAGTGTACTCAACAAGGTGATCCTAATCGGATGCAGAATTTGCTTAATAGTCGAACTTCCTGTTTTCATGTCCTCTTTTGCATGTAAATGTAGCCATTCTTACTGTTCCGAAAACTGAGGCAGTTCACCTTTTCAGGAATCCCTCAATATGGATTTATGCCACTGTAAAGCGGGTGACCGGCAGGGTCTTCAAGATGGGATATGGACTGCTGTAAATTTAGCCTTATGACAACAAATATGGTGATGTGAAATTGCCTGATAAGAAACTTGCTAGGTTCACTCTTTCCATTCAGGAAGGTAAGGATTTGTTCACCAAATCAATTCCTTTTTCCTTTTCAGTTTTCAGTGATAAACTAAGAGCGTCGATTACTATTCTCTCTAAATCATTTGTTGTTGTTTTATATACTGACACAGAGTCTTGAGAACGGCGTTGGGCTTGCGTTACTACTGCATTTGTATTGCTATTCCTGTCACTAATTGTTACCAAATGGGCTCCCTTTTACTATAGCAGTTCTATGGCTTCATTCTATGTCCTTGTTGCCTGACAGATCAGCAGGTATTTCATTCTACAATTTAAATAGTGCACCTCTGTTGCTTCGCTTCAATGTTCAAATTTCAGAATAAAAAAAACAGAAATCTTTACAGTACATTCTAATTGTTTCAAACTATTAAAACTCAGTGACTAGAGAAATAGCTTCATGCCTGTCTGAATGTTGAGTTCAGCTCTTTCAGCACCAAACTGGACCTTCTGAATGTTGTGCTAATATAGAAGAGAAACAGTTTCATGTTGAAATATGGAGCATTGTTCATGTTGTACGACTAAATTATTTTTGGCAGCTGATCAGATTATTACCTCTACTTTTATTGTGTAGTAGGAAGGCTTCTATCTCAAATTTGAAGAAAATGGAATTGTACCACCACAACATGTGCTCTTAAAAAGGTAGACCTACTTCATTGAAGTGACATGATCCTGTGATGTCACCAATTCCACTCTATTTTATAAATTCAACGAATCTTATACAAAACTATACTATGGCACAATTTTTAAGTGGCCCAATTAGTAAATTACATATTGTTCAAAGGTGTAGTATACCTATGTATTTTAGTTCTTTACATGGCTATTGGGGCTGGAGTAGCTGACAACTCAACTAAGACAACCATTGCCATCTTGAGTGAAACAATCCATACCATCTCCAGGTTCATTATGCTTCCGTACAGAAAAAAAagctcttcatctcattgcatcAGTAGTTCAGTACAAACTGTATAATTTTTTTTTCCTAATGCAACCACTCTAACCGATGAGATTGAGGCATCCAAATTACCTAATTATTATTTATGCATGATGGTAACTTGGTTACATTTAGTCTTCAAGCTATGAATACTTTGCATTTGACCTGCAATGCTGTCTTCAGTGTTATGTGGAGCACATGAAGTTTCGATAATGCTTTGTACTAAAGCACCTGACAATGAACACTGATATGCGCCACCTCCTCTACATACCATACTTAAATGGTTCTGCTAATTGAAACAAAGAAACACAACTTAGCTTGCCTACGTAAATAGTGTCACAACAAGCTTTTACAGCTGCTAGCACCATAAGTCCATGAAACCTCTATTCTCATTGAAAGGGACCGTCTAATAAGGTATATAAATGATACATTGTTGCTTTACAGTTCACAGAACCTTCCTGTTTAGTTCTTGCTTCTATGCAATATGAGGTCTGAACCCATCTAAACCTCTATGCAATGGCATGTTTCGTAGTTACTCAGTGAACTCACTATTATCTGTTCAACACTATGATACCTTCCCCTTTTTCTCGCAGATCTTTTTCGTACAAGCAAAGACACTATTATCTGTTCAACACTGTGATACCTTCCCCTTTTTCTCGCAGATCTTTTTCGTACAAGCAAAGAGTGGTGAGGCCCATGTTGTATATTATCATAGTGGGCTGTGAATTCTGATGTTTCACCTACTTCAAACAGAAAGAATAGGGCTCAGGTTGTACCTACTATAGATAATCTGTTCATAGGCGATTACAGAATGTATATTTTTGTGTTTGTTGTTCTGATGCTCCTTTTAGACAATAATAATGAATGAATTTGTCCATTCTTCCAAGATTACCAGTTATTTGTGCCTAGCGCCGCGGCAAGGCATTTGCCACGTGGTTCATGTTGGGTTCCCCTACTAAAATTTAGTTCCTGTCATATTGGATGTTTGATACTAATTTGAAATATTAAACGCAGagtaattacaaaactaattgcatagattgagattaatttacgagacaaatctattaagcttaattagaGGCTCATGTTGAGTCTTTataattagtatctaaatattcgatttGATATctactaaattttagtccctaAATTCAAAGATTGAATCTTCACCACAAACTGCAAATACCCAATCCCAAGTTACCTTTGCCTCTAGGCCAGGATCCATTTCGTTCCCTCTGCGACATGTACGATTGTATTGGAGTGGACTGCATCCCATATATACCATTTCGACAAAATACCTCAAAGGGGTAATCTCACCAATTCAGAGAAGAGATGACTATATCAAAACAAACACTAGGGCTAGATAGGCTAACATAGTACAGACAACCAAACAAACAAGGGTGAGCTTGGTGGGAGCAGGCTAAGGCTGTCCAGGCTAAAATTCTAGCCAGGCTAGAAGTTGGTcaggaaaccaaacacacccaaatGAGCTAAGCCCGGACGAGGGCGTACTCAGTAAGGCTTCTCCCTGTTCTAGCCAGGCTAGAAGTTGATCAGAAAACTATACACACTCAAATGGGCTAGGCCCGGACAAGGGCCTACTCGGTAAGGCTTCTTCCCGCGCTCTGGCTCAGGAGGCTATCAAAGTGTTTTTTTTGGAAGAATTACTTGCGTGGCCTTTAAAAAATTATCTCTTTCTTATATGACCTTTTCTTCTTCGAACTTATCTAGCCTCAAAATTATTTTTGTTTATTCTGTGGCCTTTCCGTCCAATTTGTTAGCTTTCACCGTTAGGCCTCCCACCATCCTTAGATGCGCAAAATGTCCGAAACGTCCTTTCTTTGCCTAATATCTCAGATACGCAAAATGTCCAAAACGCCCTTTCCATTCACTCAAGCACACATCGTTTCGTCTAATTGAATCGAAATAAAAAATCAGGCCGGGTCACGCGGCCACCACGCCATGGACGACTGGACGAGGACCCGACTCCATGGGCAGCCCGTCATCGCCGTATCCGGTGCCACCTCGTGATGTGTGCCCGTCTGGGGCTGGTCCGGCGCCGTTCGGAGACGGAGCCAAGACGCCGCCAGCCCGTCGCCGCTCCAGGGGCGTCTACCGCGGCCAGCTGGTGGAACCCGAGCGGGGACTGCCCGGCGCGGATGCAGGCACCGCTGCCGCCcacggcgcggatcaaggagcacCGCGCGCGCACAGCTAGCTGTACTGTTGTTGTCCGCATTGACAGCTGCATGCATGCATCGATCTCTCGCCCATGACCTTTTCCCAAATGTTAATAAAGCTAGCTAATCCGCATTTGCTTTAGAGAGGCCTAATTTAGTAATTAAGCTAGCCCTGCTGTCGTGGATACATTCATCGAATTAAAAATAATGTATCTTATTATGTACTTTTTCATGTTAAAAAATAATATACTTTTAATTTTATTCAATTATGAACACTACTACTGCACAAATGATTTTAGAAGACGGTGCCAAAACATTAACAGAGGCGGGCACCAAATCCAACCGCCTCATAAAATGTTGGGAGTCGGTCATGTTTACCTGCCTCCATAAATCGATTTACGGAAGCGGCCGCCTTAAGACAACCGCCTCAAAAAATGACCTATTTTTGGAGATGGCCGTCTTAAGGTGTCCGTCTCCATAAATCTATTTTGAGGCGGACACACTATAAGGTCCGCCTCCGAAAAAGGTCAACGCACAACAGGCCAGGCGAGGCCCAATATCGTGCTTCTATATATATAACACTTTGGTTTTCACTGCTCCAATCAAACTCCCACCCTCTCCGTGCCTTTAGCCACACCCAACGCCGCCTCCGCACCCGACGCCGTACGACGCACACTTCACCCGATGCCCACCTCCTCACTCGCCCTAGCCCTCGTTTAGTTGCCCGGAATCGGTAGCGGCAAAATCACTGTAGTGCCCTGCAGCGCcctgtagtatttcgtttgtatttggtgataattgtccaatcgttgactaattaggctcaaaacgttcgtctcataaagtacaaccaaactgtgtaattagtttttgatttcgtcaacatttagtactccatgcatgtaccgcaagtttaatatgacagggaatcttctttttgcatagtgccaaagtttggattttggggtaactaaacaccccctctattctctctccctcactcgccctcctctctctctctttcaccCTCGGCAGCAAGCAACGGCAGCGCTCGGGGCGCCCCCCACCAGCGGCGAGCGAGATCCGGCGAGCACGCATCTCTTCCAAGTAACCACAGTCCTCTCTTTCTCCATCTCTCTTAGCTCCTTTCCCTCACTCTCTCTTTCTCCTAGGGCGAACGACGGTCCGGCCGGCTACAGCGGGTGCTGCTCGCGCCCCACTGGCCCCCGGATCTGGCAGTAGCGAGCGAGCAGCATCAACGACGCTCGGATCTATGGAGGATGCCGGCTACAGAGCTCGGATCCAGCGAGCAGAGGCGATGGCGCCCGGATCCGACCATCGAAGCTGCGGATTTGGCCATCGGAGCTGCAAATCCGGCCGACAGCGGCGACGACGGACACGATGGCGGCGGCACAGATGCGGATCGCGGCGACGGGCTCGATTGGGCTCAATAGCGGGCTCGATTGGGCCAGctccattttttatttttttaaagacgcccgcctccgttaatcagtTAGCGGAGGGAGGCAAAGTAACCGCCTCCATTGGTCTCCATTAATGgtgacctttgattggaggcggttgTAATACCCACCTCCATTAATCAAttttgcccgcctccattaagttTTGTGTAGTACTGCACTTTAGCAATGCACAATATTACTCCAAATCTAAAACAGACAAGCTAAAATACACACTTTAATTTTTTCATCAGGGGTAGAATGGTCAACCACTCACTTAACACCGTTAAATGGCTAAAACTGACGGAAGGCCATACAGGTAAGGGATTTTCATTTTTGGGCCTTACAAGTAAGTTAAAAAAATAGGGCCATGAAAGGAGGACACAGTTTTTTGGAGGCCATACAGGtaattctctctttttttagactAGCATATGCCCGTGCATTGGGAAGCCTTAAAATTTTCAGCGCAATAAAGAGTATAAAAAATAGTGGTTTGAAGCCTCAAAATTTTCAACATGATAAGAGTATGAAAAAATAGCAAGTCTTTACATGCTTGAAAATCCATGTCATCTCATGTATTTCACAATACACATATAAAGCAATATATTTCACATGCAATAATTTTGTGTCACAAAACAATTCTTTTACAATAATTCCTACATTATTTCTTTGGAACAAAGAATAGAGATGAGGGTAAATTTTACAAAAAAAGTGCTTCTGAGTTCTTTAATCACATCATAGGTACTATGAAGACTGTTTTTTACAAACTAAAGCACAAGATTGAAGGTCAGATTGTCTACCTTGTTTTTAAGTTCTTTGGGAACTTGTGAAAGCCATATGTATAGGTTGCAGAACATGAAAGAATAACAGCCTAATGCACCAATGGCCTGGTGTCTTCAATGGTTATGGGTCCTTAAGTGAGTCCACCAGAAGCAAA belongs to Miscanthus floridulus cultivar M001 chromosome 4, ASM1932011v1, whole genome shotgun sequence and includes:
- the LOC136551777 gene encoding Golgi SNAP receptor complex member 1-1-like; the protein is MEASSWDALRKQARRLEAQLDDQMIAYRKLVSMKSDGSENDIESDIERSLKQLQQVNSQMQTWVSSGGSEVLSHTLTRHMEILQDLTQEFYRLRSSLREKQQHASLLDLRDFDRAKFDVEDPSDSADQALLREQAAIGRSTGQMDNVISQAQATLGSLMTQRSTFGGITTKISNISSRLPTINHVLSSIRRKKSMDTIILSLVASVCAFLIFIYWLSK